From a region of the Actinomadura luzonensis genome:
- a CDS encoding transglycosylase domain-containing protein: MRLIIAATAAGVLAAAVALPAVGGAGMSTKSALEGLDLQPQELDEPPLPERTKIMDANGKQIAQFYYENRQSVTLDKVAPIMREALIAIEDFRFYQHGPIDVEGTARALVKNLTSGGVTQGGSSITQQYVKQVLLNKAETDEERAAAIETTVSRKLSELRYAMAIERKYSKDQILEKYLNIAYFGAGAHGIQAAARRFFDKPASELDLAEAATLAGAVQNPARTDPNVSAESRERLLQRRNTVLDRMVEIGKITPQQAADAKAKKLGYKDVEFPGGCEESKYPYFCLYVQYEILNNEEFGKNPEERKKLLQRGGLTIKTTIDPKMQAASEKAIKKYVSTKDKPVAAQAMVVPGTGEIKAMAASRKFGGSKKKNEMSYNIVADAAHGGGRGFQQGSTAKVYTLATALEEGLKYGDGFPAPAGYEADGYSTFKNCKGENVGDPSHTVMNSSEGGGGFKTLETGTWGSVNTFFLRLEQQVGLCDVVKMAKKLGVKRADGDKLSEVETFTLGVNEVDPVTIASSYAVFASRGQYCKPLAITEIKDRDGKAKQYKPKCSQVLEEEVADAVSGILSGVFTKGTMTEVGGIGRDAAGKTGTTDNYMSAWFAGYTPNLASAVSLGDPRGAANHELIGITIGGRYYSYVYGASISGRIWKDSMLSALKGVEPVEFTPVDRSRFGGCTEHCAPKPKKKKPEEGRHGDGNPFDIFNPPDNGDQGQGGNGRGDGGTGRGRGGDAGPIIVPGFGGN; the protein is encoded by the coding sequence GTGCGACTGATCATCGCGGCGACCGCGGCCGGGGTGCTGGCGGCCGCCGTGGCCCTGCCCGCGGTCGGCGGAGCCGGGATGTCGACCAAGAGCGCGCTGGAGGGGCTCGACCTTCAGCCCCAAGAGCTCGACGAGCCCCCTCTTCCCGAACGCACCAAGATCATGGACGCCAACGGCAAGCAGATCGCGCAGTTCTACTACGAGAACCGCCAGTCGGTGACCCTCGACAAGGTCGCGCCCATCATGCGGGAGGCGCTGATCGCGATCGAGGACTTCCGTTTCTACCAGCACGGGCCGATCGACGTGGAGGGAACGGCCAGAGCGCTGGTCAAGAATCTCACCAGCGGCGGCGTGACCCAGGGCGGCTCCTCGATCACCCAGCAGTACGTCAAGCAGGTGCTGCTCAACAAGGCCGAGACGGACGAGGAGCGGGCGGCGGCCATCGAGACCACGGTCTCCCGCAAGCTGTCCGAGCTGCGCTACGCGATGGCGATCGAGCGGAAGTACTCCAAGGACCAAATCCTGGAGAAATACCTCAACATCGCCTATTTCGGCGCCGGCGCGCACGGCATCCAGGCCGCGGCCCGGCGCTTCTTCGACAAGCCCGCCTCCGAGCTGGACCTCGCCGAGGCCGCCACGCTGGCCGGCGCCGTCCAGAACCCGGCGCGCACCGACCCCAACGTCAGCGCCGAGTCGCGGGAGCGGCTGCTGCAGCGGCGCAACACCGTGCTCGACCGGATGGTCGAGATCGGCAAGATCACGCCGCAGCAGGCCGCGGACGCCAAGGCGAAGAAGCTCGGCTACAAGGACGTCGAGTTCCCCGGCGGCTGCGAAGAGAGCAAATACCCGTACTTCTGCCTGTACGTCCAGTACGAGATCCTCAACAACGAGGAGTTCGGCAAGAACCCCGAGGAGCGCAAGAAGCTGCTCCAGCGCGGCGGCCTGACGATCAAGACCACGATCGACCCCAAGATGCAGGCCGCCTCCGAGAAGGCGATCAAGAAGTACGTGTCCACCAAGGACAAGCCCGTGGCCGCGCAGGCCATGGTCGTTCCCGGCACCGGCGAGATCAAGGCGATGGCCGCCTCCCGAAAGTTCGGCGGGAGCAAGAAGAAGAACGAGATGAGCTACAACATCGTGGCCGACGCCGCGCACGGCGGCGGCCGCGGGTTCCAGCAGGGCTCGACGGCCAAGGTGTACACGCTGGCCACCGCCCTGGAGGAGGGCCTGAAGTACGGCGACGGCTTCCCCGCCCCCGCCGGCTACGAGGCCGACGGCTACAGCACGTTCAAGAACTGCAAGGGCGAGAACGTCGGCGACCCCTCCCACACCGTCATGAACTCCAGCGAGGGCGGCGGCGGCTTCAAGACCCTGGAGACCGGCACCTGGGGCTCGGTCAACACGTTCTTCCTGCGGCTCGAACAGCAGGTCGGGCTCTGCGACGTGGTCAAGATGGCCAAGAAGCTCGGCGTCAAGCGGGCCGACGGCGACAAGCTGTCGGAGGTCGAGACGTTCACGCTCGGCGTCAACGAGGTCGACCCGGTGACGATCGCCAGCTCGTACGCGGTGTTCGCCTCGCGCGGCCAGTACTGCAAGCCGCTCGCCATCACCGAGATCAAGGACCGCGACGGCAAGGCCAAGCAGTACAAGCCGAAGTGCTCGCAGGTGCTGGAGGAGGAGGTCGCCGACGCGGTCAGCGGCATCCTGTCCGGCGTGTTCACCAAGGGCACGATGACCGAGGTGGGCGGCATCGGGCGGGACGCGGCCGGCAAGACCGGCACGACCGACAACTACATGTCCGCCTGGTTCGCCGGCTACACCCCGAACCTGGCCTCCGCGGTCTCCCTCGGCGACCCGCGCGGCGCCGCCAACCACGAGCTGATCGGCATCACCATCGGCGGGCGCTACTACTCGTACGTGTACGGCGCGTCGATCTCCGGGCGCATCTGGAAGGACTCCATGCTGAGCGCGCTCAAGGGGGTCGAGCCGGTCGAGTTCACGCCGGTGGACCGGTCGCGGTTCGGCGGCTGCACCGAGCACTGCGCGCCGAAGCCCAAGAAGAAGAAGCCGGAGGAGGGGCGGCACGGGGACGGGAACCCGTTCGACATCTTCAACCCGCCCGACAACGGCGACCAGGGGCAGGGCGGCAACGGGCGCGGCGACGGCGGGACCGGACGCGGGCGCGGCGGCGACGCCGGGCCGATCATCGTGCCGGGCTTCGGCGGCAACTGA
- a CDS encoding WhiB family transcriptional regulator: MWITDWTSRAACKGADPDALFVQGAAQNRAKLICRGCPVRTECLADALDNRIEFGVWGGMTERERRALLRRRPDVDSWRELLESAKEEYERTNELIAG; the protein is encoded by the coding sequence ATGTGGATCACGGATTGGACCTCCCGTGCCGCCTGTAAAGGTGCGGATCCGGATGCCCTGTTCGTGCAGGGCGCCGCGCAGAACAGGGCGAAGCTCATCTGCCGGGGTTGCCCGGTCCGTACTGAGTGCCTCGCCGATGCGCTGGACAACCGCATCGAGTTCGGGGTGTGGGGCGGCATGACCGAGAGGGAACGACGCGCGCTGTTGCGCAGGCGTCCCGACGTTGACTCGTGGCGAGAGCTGCTCGAGTCGGCGAAAGAAGAGTACGAGCGTACGAATGAGCTGATCGCGGGCTGA
- a CDS encoding ArsA family ATPase yields MKEPARLDIDAILDDRGTRIIVCCGAGGVGKTTTAAALGLRAAERGRCAVVLTVDPARRLAQSMGLTELDNTPRLVQEEAGGGQLFAMMLDMKRTFDEIIEAHADPERARQILSNPFYQSLSSSFSGTQEYMAMEKLGQLRRSDEWDLIVVDTPPSRSALDFLDAPERLGRFLDGRFIRLLTAPAKAGGRSAFKLLNAGFGLMAGALTKLLGAQVIKDLQTFVSALDAVFGGFRQRAEMTYRLLQAPGTAFVVVAAPERDAMREASYFVERLAEERMPLAGLVVNRVHTSPAAALSAARSTAAAEDLESRGEHELTAAVLRLHAGRMQLAAREGREREHFVSAHPTVPVAKVRAMSEDVHDLAGLRQIGELLASA; encoded by the coding sequence CTGCTGCGGCGCGGGCGGCGTGGGCAAGACCACGACCGCCGCGGCGCTCGGCCTGCGGGCCGCCGAACGCGGCCGGTGCGCGGTCGTGCTGACGGTGGACCCCGCGCGGCGGCTCGCGCAGTCGATGGGCCTCACCGAGCTCGACAACACCCCGCGGCTGGTGCAGGAGGAGGCCGGCGGGGGCCAGCTCTTCGCCATGATGCTCGACATGAAGCGCACGTTCGACGAGATCATCGAGGCGCACGCCGACCCCGAGCGGGCCCGGCAGATCCTGTCGAACCCCTTCTACCAGTCGTTGTCCTCCAGCTTCTCGGGCACGCAGGAGTACATGGCGATGGAGAAGCTGGGCCAGCTCCGCCGCTCCGACGAGTGGGACCTCATCGTGGTCGACACGCCGCCGTCGCGCTCGGCGCTGGACTTCCTGGACGCGCCCGAGCGGCTCGGACGCTTCCTGGACGGCCGGTTCATCCGGCTGCTGACGGCGCCGGCCAAGGCCGGGGGCCGCAGCGCGTTCAAGCTGCTGAACGCCGGGTTCGGGCTGATGGCCGGCGCGCTCACCAAGCTGCTCGGCGCGCAGGTCATCAAGGACCTGCAGACGTTCGTCTCCGCGCTGGACGCCGTCTTCGGGGGCTTTCGGCAGCGGGCCGAGATGACGTACCGGCTGCTCCAGGCCCCCGGCACCGCTTTCGTGGTGGTGGCCGCGCCGGAGCGCGACGCGATGCGCGAGGCCTCGTACTTCGTCGAGCGGCTGGCCGAGGAACGCATGCCCCTGGCCGGCCTGGTGGTCAACCGGGTGCACACGTCCCCCGCCGCCGCGCTCTCGGCGGCGCGGAGCACCGCCGCGGCCGAGGACCTGGAATCCAGGGGCGAGCACGAGCTGACCGCCGCCGTGCTGCGGCTGCACGCCGGTCGGATGCAGCTCGCCGCTCGCGAAGGCCGCGAACGGGAGCACTTCGTCTCGGCACATCCCACGGTGCCGGTGGCGAAGGTCCGCGCCATGTCCGAGGACGTCCACGATCTGGCCGGTCTGCGGCAGATCGGGGAGCTGCTGGCGAGCGCGTAG